The following are encoded in a window of Penicillium oxalicum strain HP7-1 chromosome II, whole genome shotgun sequence genomic DNA:
- a CDS encoding Mediator of RNA polymerase II transcription subunit 8 — translation MGMGRTSNRRWQGAMGSNCGPHLESDWIGISNSELKPTAAPFLISLRSTASLLRADFAPWLPSPRKITRSSSRRDNVLSSSPDLWDHWSPAWNRAILCHRGRSSPPPSLDSSQGASFFELMSSIQAQANIISNNLISVTEHLSDHRDLLTSIVAYPGPEYPGRTQENMLQQLLRTKLDPRVDDWVARGRAIGTAPNTSSVTHAASSGTIPNPSEVATTNTKQLTDAELTELWQWAPIEANQEARQRNWGGNYTLEEREAGIQNVVTGLRKPLEDDDGSDDEDEDEGEDDEGEDEMEVVGVHRKPSGGVEYDIAPHHAHPVTPVVPLDKILRYMTTGHMP, via the exons ATGGGGATGGGCCGGACATCCAATCGGCGGTGGCAGGGCGCGATGGGCTCAAACTGCGGGCCCCACCTCGAATCCGACTGGATCGGCATCTCCAACTCTGAACTGAAGCCTACGGCTGCTCCATTTCTCATTTCACTCCGGTCCACCGCGTCATTGCTCCGCGCCGACTTTGCGCCATGGCTCCCCTCACCTCGGAAGATTACAAGGTCCTCGAGCAGGCGCGACAACGTCTTGTCCAGCTCACCAGATCTTTGGGATCATTGGTCTCCAGCTTGGAACAGGGCGATCCTCTGCCACCGTGGTAGgtcatctcctcccccctctcttgaCTCCTCTCAAGGCGCCTCCTTCTTTGAGTTGAT GTCCTCCATCCAAGCGCAAGCCAACATCATATCCAACAACCTCATCAGTGTGACCGAACACCTCTCAGACCACCGGGACCTCTTGACCTCCATTGTCGCCTACCCGGGTCCCGAATACCCCGGGCGCACACAAGAAAATATGCTCCAGCAACTTTTACGCACCAAACTTGACCCGCGCGTAGACGACTGGGTCGCTCGCGGTCGTGCGATAGGCACGGCGCCCAACACTTCCTCCGTCACCCACGCCGCCTCCTCCGGGACGATACCGAACCCCAGCGAGGTGGCCACGACCAACACGAAACAATTGACCGATGCCGAACTCACTGAACTCTGGCAATGGGCCCCCATCGAGGCAAATCAAGAAGCCCGACAACGGAATTGGGGTGGGAACTACACGTTGGAAGAGCGTGAGGCGGGCATCCAGAATGTGGTCACCGGTCTACGGAAACCATTGGAAGACGATGACGGTagcgacgacgaggacgaggacgagggcgaagacgatgagggtgaagatgagatggaggtCGTGGGCGTACATCGCAAGCCCAGCGGCGGCGTCGAATATGATATTGCGCCTCACCATGCTCATCCCGTCACGCCCGTGGTACCGCTCGACAAGATTCTTCGCTACATGACCACGGGTCATATGCCATGA
- a CDS encoding Protoheme IX farnesyltransferase, whose protein sequence is MLPLRSAKWRLGPSSQEVLMCSRCLLQSRSQLPAATRSFWSSSQRRMGVAANQGNSVFNKTYFSANRLYDATGLRGGFISSFISTASDPSSSPKSPTRPSHAPNETVGSSETTSANATAADESHTELPHRRRKRLKALAEQENGAAEPVIPLDASAQLSKLSSSLPQTSIRRKLAAFLALTKPRLSFLIVLTTTSAYGMYPISSLLALDPSIAPLPTLSTSTLTFIYLTAGTFLSCCSANTINMMFEPKYDALMSRTRNRPLVRGLVSTRGALLFAIGTAVAGLGLLYIGTNPTVTALSAANIFLYGFVYTPLKRISVINTWIGAIVGGIPPLMGWVAAAGQTATTGHDTWRDMLLSEDSIGGWLLAGILFAWQFPHFNALSHLIRDEYKAAGYRMLCWVNPAMNARVALRYSVLMFPISIGLWWVGIVGQGFLVGSTIANGWLVREAYRFWQHQGAQGSARGLFWASIWQLPILLVGGLVTKKGLWDGLWRKIFGYPEEDEDDYLYYVDGEGEEEAEVSQRETVGTSTKQSPLLTTT, encoded by the coding sequence ATGCTGCCGTTACGATCGGCGAAATGGAGGCTAGGGCCCTCATCACAGGAGGTGCTCATGTGCTCGCGATGTCTCCTTCAATCGCGGTCGCAGCTCCCCGCCGCGACTCGGAGCTTCTGGTCCTCGTCCCAGCGGCGGATGGGTGTTGCGGCTAACCAGGGCAACTCCGTCTTTAACAAGACATACTTCTCGGCCAATCGTCTATATGATGCGACAGGATTGAGGGGCGGATTCATCTCCTCGTTCATCTCCACGGCCTCCGatccttcatcttcccccAAATCGCCCACCCGCCCTTCACACGCACCGAATGAAACCGTCGGCTCGTCCGAGACGACATCCGCGAatgccaccgccgccgacgAAAGTCATACTGAACTGCCTCACAGACGCAGAAAGCGTCTCAAGGCGTTGGCGGAACAGGAGAATGGTGCTGCAGAGCCCGTCATACCACTCGATGCTTCGGCGCAATTATCGAagctctcctcttctctccctcaaACCTCCATCCGCCGCAAACTGGCCGCGTTCCTCGCCCTTACGAAGCCTCGACTGTCCTTTCTTATTGTGTTGACGACCACTTCTGCATACGGAATGTACCCAATCTCGTCTCTTCTCGCGCTCGATCCGTCAATCGCTCCCCTCCCGACTCTTTCAACATCCACCCTCACTTTCATATACTTGACGGCCGGCACGTTCCTTTCGTGTTGCAGCGCCAACACAATCAACATGATGTTTGAGCCCAAATATGATGCCTTGATGTCCCGGACGCGCAACCGTCCCCTCGTTCGAGGCCTTGTTTCAACCCGCGGAGCTCTGCTCTTTGCCATCGGCACCGCGGTGGCTGGCCTCGGTTTATTGTACATTGGCACAAACCCCACAGTCACAGCACTCTCCGCGGCGAATATTTTCCTCTATGGCTTTGTGTATACTCCGCTCAAGCGCATCAGTGTGATCAACACCTGGATCGGCGCCATCGTGGGAGGTATTCCGCCCTTGATGGGGTGGGTTGCAGCTGCGGGACAGACGGCAACCACGGGTCACGATACGTGGCGCGATATGCTTCTCAGCGAGGACAGTATTGGTGGCTGGCTACTTGCTGGCATTCTGTTTGCCTGGCAGTTCCCCCACTTTAACGCACTGTCACATCTCATCCGGGATGAATACAAGGCCGCCGGATACCGGATGCTCTGTTGGGTCAACCCTGCGATGAACGCCCGAGTTGCCTTGCGATATTCGGTCTTGATGTTCCCCATTTCTATTGGTCTTTGGTGGGTCGGCATCGTCGGCCAGGGGTTCCTGGTTGGAAGTACGATCGCCAATGGCTGGCTTGTCCGTGAAGCCTATCGCTTCTGGCAACATCAAGGCGCCCAAGGATCTGCACGAGGATTGTTTTGGGCCAGCATCTGGCAACTTCCCATTCTTTTGGTAGGCGGTCTCGTTACAAAGAAGGGCCTCTGGGATGGCCTGTGGCGCAAGATCTTTGGATACCcagaggaggacgaagacgacTACCTGTATTATGTGGATGgcgaaggagaagaggaggcggAAGTTTCTCAAAGAGAGACAGTCGGGACTTCAACGAAGCAGTCACCTCTCTTGACAACAACATAG